The sequence GCGGTCTTGTTATGGAAAAAATAGAAAATCTCCCTGTAAAACTTCCTATGGATATAGAATTTACAGGAGTGGGAAATCCTTTGGAAACTTCTGAGGAATTCAAAAGTGCAGCATGTCCTGTATGCGGCGGAACAGCTAAAAGAGAAACAGATACAATGGATACATTTGTGGATTCTTCATGGTATTATTTGAGATTTTTGAATCCAAATCTGGAAACAGCACCTTTTGATAAAACAGATGCAGATAACTGGACTCCTGTAGACCAGTATGTCGGCGGGGTAGAGCATGCTGTAATGCATTTGCTTTATGCCAGATTTTTTCATAAAGTACTGAGAGATATGGGACTTCTCAGCACAAACGAGCCGTTCAAAAGACTGCTTACACAGGGAATGGTTCTTGGGCCTTCATATTACTCAAATGAAGAGAGAAAATTCTATTTTGAAGAAGATGTAAATGTGGATACAAAGACAGATAAAGCATATTCAAAAAGAACAGGCGAAGAACTGGTAGTAAAAATAGAGAAAATGTCTAAGTCTAAGAATAACGGAGTAGACCCTGAAGTAATAGTAAAAGAATACGGGGCTGATTCTGCCAGAGTATTTACACTGTTTGCAGCGCCGCCTGAAAAAGAACTGGAATGGAATATGAACGGTCTTGCAGGGGCATACAGATTTTTGAACAGATTATTTTTATTAATAGAAGATACAAAAGAATTCACAGAAAACGGTGAGATAGATCACGGCAAGAGAAATAGCGAGGATTCGGAAATACAGAAAAAACTTCATCAGACAGTAAAGAAAGTAACTGAAAGTATGGAGGATAATTTTCACTTTAATACGGCAATAGCTGCATTGATGGAACTTTTGAATGATATGACAACATACAGACAAAAGGTTATTGATACTGGAAATATCAGCAGTGAATCAAAAAAGATATGGAAAGAAGTGCTGGAAAAGATAATATTAATGTTATCTCCTTTTGCACCGCATATGGCTGATGAACTATGGACTGCTTCTGGAAGGGAAGGATATTCTTTTCTTGAAGAATGGCCGGGATATATTGAGGAATTAACAAAAGAAACTAAGATTAACCTTGTAGTTCAGGTAAACGGAAAGCTGAGAGATACTATTCTGGCAGATGTTAATACACCTAAGGAAGAGCTGGAAAAAATAGCGCTTGATTCGGAAAAGGCCCAAAAGTTTACAGAAGGCAAGGAAATAGTAAAGGTTATAGTAGTTCCTAATAAACTGGTAAATATCGTAGTAAAATAACAAAAAACAAAACAGGAAAGAAAATATGAAAAATAAAGTTATAGTAGGAATGAGCGGCGGCATAGATAGTTCGGCCGCTGCTCTTTTTTTAAAAAAGCAGGGATATGAAGTAATAGGAATAACTTTGAAACATCTCCCTGATGAATTATCTGAAAGCGGCGGAAAAACCTGCTGTTCCATTGATGATATAACTGACGCAAAAAATGTATGCAGTCATTTGGAAATTCCCCATTATACCATTGATGTATCAGAAGAATTTCAAAAAGAGGTAATAGATTATTTTATAAAAATGTATAATGAGGGAAAAACTCCCTCACCTTGTGTTATATGCGATGAAAAGATAAAAATAAAAAAACTTGTGGAAATTGCAGATAAGATGGGGGCCGAATATATAGCAACAGGTCATTATTCAGGCAAAACATCAGAAAACAGGCTTGTATGGGACAATGAAAATACCAAAGATCAGACATATATGCTTTACAGGCTTGATATGAATACTCTTTCAAGAATGCTGTTTCCTCTTTCAGGATATAATAAAAAAGAAATACGTGAAATAGCAAAGGAAGCAGGAATAAAAATTCACTCAAAACCTGACAGTCAGGGAATTTGTTTTGCACCAAAAGGTTACGAAGAATTTTTGAAAAGCCGGAAAGAAATAGAGATAAAAGAAGGTTTGTTTTGTGATAAAGACGGAAAAGTTCTGGGGAAACACAGGGGATATCAGTTGTTTACAATAGGTCAGAGAAGAGGTCTCGGGCTTAATCTGGGGAAGATGTATTTTATAACTGATATTATACCTGAGAAAAATATGATAATTCTTGGAGAATTTCAAGATTTGATGAGAAAGTCTGTGAGAGTAATAAATTATAAATTTAATATAGAACTGGAAAGTGCAGCTGGAAAGACAATTATTGCAAGGCCGAGATTTTCCAGTAAGGGATTATCAGGCGGAATTATTGTGGAAAATAAGGAAGTTTACTTTATTTTTGATAATGAAAATGCAGAAAATGCAGAAGGACAGCATATAGTCTTTTATCTTGACAATGTACTTATCGGAGGCGGAGAGATAGAGTTTCATAAATTTTAGCGGGAGGTTTTTTAGCATGATTAATATCTTTGAGGTTTTCAGCAAAACATTTGATGATTATAAAAATAACTTTTTTAAGGCATCTCTTCTGTGCCTTATAATGTACTGGTTTTTCGAGAGGGGATCTATGATTTATACTCCCCTTGAATTTTTTATACACTCAACTTCAGGTGACAGTTTTTTTACTCTAAGATTTATATTAAGTTCTTTGATAACTTTATTATTAGGGTCTATTCTGATTTTCGGCGTTTATGATTATTTTTTGAAAATAAGCAGAAATGAAAATTATGGATTTATTATACTAAGGAAAAATTATAATCTTACAATAACAGGAATTTTTTTAATAATTGGATATTTTTTATCAGTTATAATGCTTTTTTTTATGGCATTTGTTTTTCCAGACAGAGGAGCAGCAATCAGTGGAAATATATATATGAATCAATATATAGAAATTATTATGGATTTTATCCCGTTATTTGTGATTTTATTTTACTCGCTTGTGTTTTTTGTGATAATAGATAATTCTCACTATAATGTCTGGGAAGTAATCAGGGAAAGCGTCCTTTTGTTTAGATTCATTGATATATTTAATCTCGCAGTCTTATATATATTTTTTGCCCTTTTAAAGTATGCCGCGGATATGACAAGGGGGATCGCTTATATATTTCTTGTCCCGATGCTTTTTCTCTTTATGGCAAATTATTATAATGAATTATATTTAAGGAAAAATTCGTAAAGTCGTACTACATGAAAATAAAAATATGGTTAATAAAAAAATATTGAAGTATCTTCTATCATTGATAATATTGAGTTTTTAATTACAAATGTATTTAGAAATAACATAAGAATAAAAAATATGTAATATTCCTAAAAAAATGACTGACAAAATTGTGGAAAAATGGTAATATAAGGATGTATGCATGATTTATATCTGTATTTTGAAGCTGTTTTTTGGCATTAAATAACTAAAGGTATAATAAAACGGGATTTTACACATTTAGGCATATTGGTTGAAAAATTCAAATTGTGGGAGTATGAAGAATGAGAGAGAAAATGAAGAGCGGGATTTACGGATATTTGATCGGTGATGCTGTTGGGGTTCCATATGAGTTTTGTACTTCTGAAAAACTCAGAAGACTGGAAAAAATAGATATGATACCTCCCAAAAAGTTTAACAGATCGCATAAAGAAGTAAAACCCGGAACATGGTCGGATGATGGGGCGCAAATGCTTTGCATGCTTGCGAGTCTCATGGAATGCAGAAATTTTAACATAAATAATCTGGCTAAAAAGCTTCTGGCTTGGTATGAAAAAGGGTATATGGCTGTGAATCAGAAAGTTTTTGATGTAGGGGTACAGACATCAAGATCGCTTTCGGAGTACAGCAAAACAAAGAATCCTCTGACATCCGGTATGGTGGTAAAAAACGGAAGAGGAAACGGTTCTCTTATGCGTGTATTTCCGTTAGGGTTATATAGTAATCATGAAGAGGATAAAATAGTGGAATATGCACATCTGCAGTCTATGATTACTCACGGGGATATCATTCCGCAGGTATGCTGTGCCTTTTACAGTCTATGGGTAAGAGAAACAGCAAAAGGCGGAAGTATAAAAGAATCATATGAAAAATCTGCCGAAAAACTTCAGAAGATATATGAAGGGCAGACAGAGCATCTCTATTATTTCAATGAGAGACTGAGACCGCTGGATTATAACATAAAAGGAAAAGGAACGGGTTATGTGCTGGATACGCTGAGAAGCGTACGTGATGTATTATTCGAACAGAATAACTATAAAGATGTAATAATAAATTCTGTATTACTTGGCAATGACACTGATACAGTAGCAGCTATAGCAGGAGGTATAGCAGGGATACATTATGGATATGACTCTATACCTGAAGATTGGCTGAGACTTTTGAAAGGGAAAAATGTTGTTGAGAAACTTCTTGCTAACTACTCTTAAAAATAAGTAAATTTTATAGTGAAAATATTTTTTATTAATTTTACTAATGTGTCTCTATTATGGTAATATATAATATAAGACATAAATTTAGACCAGTTATAAAATGTCAAGGAAAAAAAGAAGAATTTTTAAATAAAAAAATGAGTATCACAAAATAGACAGCAA is a genomic window of Sebaldella sp. S0638 containing:
- the mnmA gene encoding tRNA 2-thiouridine(34) synthase MnmA, with the translated sequence MKNKVIVGMSGGIDSSAAALFLKKQGYEVIGITLKHLPDELSESGGKTCCSIDDITDAKNVCSHLEIPHYTIDVSEEFQKEVIDYFIKMYNEGKTPSPCVICDEKIKIKKLVEIADKMGAEYIATGHYSGKTSENRLVWDNENTKDQTYMLYRLDMNTLSRMLFPLSGYNKKEIREIAKEAGIKIHSKPDSQGICFAPKGYEEFLKSRKEIEIKEGLFCDKDGKVLGKHRGYQLFTIGQRRGLGLNLGKMYFITDIIPEKNMIILGEFQDLMRKSVRVINYKFNIELESAAGKTIIARPRFSSKGLSGGIIVENKEVYFIFDNENAENAEGQHIVFYLDNVLIGGGEIEFHKF
- a CDS encoding ADP-ribosylglycohydrolase family protein, which encodes MREKMKSGIYGYLIGDAVGVPYEFCTSEKLRRLEKIDMIPPKKFNRSHKEVKPGTWSDDGAQMLCMLASLMECRNFNINNLAKKLLAWYEKGYMAVNQKVFDVGVQTSRSLSEYSKTKNPLTSGMVVKNGRGNGSLMRVFPLGLYSNHEEDKIVEYAHLQSMITHGDIIPQVCCAFYSLWVRETAKGGSIKESYEKSAEKLQKIYEGQTEHLYYFNERLRPLDYNIKGKGTGYVLDTLRSVRDVLFEQNNYKDVIINSVLLGNDTDTVAAIAGGIAGIHYGYDSIPEDWLRLLKGKNVVEKLLANYS